A region of the Drosophila subobscura isolate 14011-0131.10 chromosome J, UCBerk_Dsub_1.0, whole genome shotgun sequence genome:
GCAGAGACACAAAGGAAACGTTAAGAACGCTGAAAGCTTTCTATGCTCTATGCTCTGAGTCAGGTATAAGAgcattttgaatgcaattgCAAACGGCACTGTTGGTGTGTGAGCGTTTGAGAAAGTGCCAGATTCGAGTCTAAAGCTTCTATGGGTTGTTTCGGAGACACAATTACACCAGCTTAATGCTGCATATTGTGCGTGTGGTACACACCCAAAATTAAAAGCTTAATTAAGATTAAACCATATAAAATCTTAGCAGAGTAACAAAAACGAttatatgaacatatgtatgtacatagtacatatgcatgcaaaGTATCCAAATATTCAATTCCAGTACAGTACCTTCTGCAGGGTAAGAGTACAACAAATTCCACTCAACGAAAAGTATCAAAATATATGCTTTTTGTCgttatacatttttcaacGTATTCTTTTGTCGGGCATTGTGTAATCACAGGCAACTAGGTGGCCACCCGCACCACCCTCATACCACCCTACAACGTCCTACGACCACTCCACGTACAGCCAGGGGAAAGCATATAGGAACACTTTACATGCATTTTGGCTGAGCTTCGCCTCATTTCCACTCATTTCTTTGTGTGCTCCTTTATCCGGACTCCCTTTTCTTTGGCcaaataagtaaataattgCAGTAATATCCTTTTTGGGCGGACGGGAAGAAGTAGCACAACAAAACAAGGGAAGGGAAAAGAATGGGGAAGAAAGGAAGACGAAATGAAAGAATGGCCatagagagcggagagcgagagaatggAAAGCGTGTTTCCATGTCCTTTTCACAAACTAAAAAGTCCTAttcacatgcacacacacaattacagCTCCCCCGGCCATATAGACCCTGTACATAGCCGCACACAGCCACCCACAATGGACTAAAATTCACACCAAAGAGCCATTGTGATTggcccaacacacacacacacacactcatgctCATGCTCATGCTCATAGGGAAAGCCAGAATGAGAGAGTctgagaaagagaaagaaagaatttTGTACAAAAGAGAGATgaaaagagggagaggagagcgagtcGCTTGTTCTTCCCATCTCTCCCTCAATGCAGCCCGTCCACGGAAGTGCAACGTCGCTGCAGAACAATTACGGAAATCTGTGCAAAAATCAATGTTCTCCGACCCTAAGAGAGAAGATTctcctctgctcctctctctcgctcccacccgcgctctctctcactctctctctcactcactctctttctctgtgaaCACCCAAATGAGGTCGCAACAGCAAACGATAAGAAACACGAAGCAGAGCCGAACACAGAaactgtcgttgttgttgttgctgttgctgttgcttctgctgatgTTAGCTTTTGGCTCTATTCACTCGTCTATTGAACACACCCCTCAATGGGCGAACAACTATAACCGATATAAAAGAGCCAATGGAACAAAGCCAACAATAACGCAGCCAAAGCGAGGAAGAGCGACGGCAAGCATTCAGGTAGCCTGACGTCCTCTCATGCCATCACAGTCGCACTCCCGCCACTTACCTGTGCCCAGGGTGGTTGCTCCGCTGCTTCGCTCTCCCAGCGACCGGACCGAGAGAAAAACTGGATTTGACTACAGTCGTGTCGGTCCCAACAATTGCGCAGACAAATCAGTCAGAAAATAGCTGTTGGCCCAAACAGAAGCATCGAGCAGCTCTAGAAACCAGTCAGAGACGTTCCGTTGAGAGCACAAGTCCACAAAAAgaaccaaataaaaaataacagaaCAGAGACATTTGTGAGAAACAGTGAAGTGAATACATtcctaaaaaaaagaaaccgaaCAAAGaagaacagagacagaaaaaacatttgttgattgaaaaaaaatatttgtcgAGTGACAAACAGTTAGAATGGCTACCTTATCGTCGCACCCGAACTACGGCTTCCACCTGGGCGCCGGCGGCGGCCAGAGCCTGGAGCTCCCCTCGCCAAGCGACTACGCCCACCAGggtcagctgcagctgagccCCGGCATGGACATGGATATCAAGCGTGTGCTGCACTACTCCCAGAGTCTAGCTGCCATGGGCGGCTCACCGAACGGCAATGGCATTCCCAGCAGCGCCGGTATGGGCCACCACCATCATATGACGCCCCATCACATGCATAGCGCCGTGTCCGCCCAGCAGACTCTGTCGCCGAACAGCTCCATCGGCTCCGCCGGGAGTCTgggcagccagagcagctTGGGCAGCAGTGGCATGGGTAACGGTGGCAGCCTCGGTTCTTCGGGGCACTCCAACCACCAGTCCTCGGGGATGCACAGCCTGGCCACATCGCCTGGTCAGGAGGGACACATCAAGCGCCCCATGAACGCCTTCATGGTGTGGTCGCGGCTCCAGCGCCGTCAGATCGCCAAGGACAACCCCAAGATGCACAATTCCGAGATATCCAAGCGCCTGGGCGCCGAGTGGAAGCTGCTGGCCGAGTCCGAGAAGCGGCCGTTCATCGACGAGGCCAAGCGCCTTCGTGCCCTCCACATGAAGGAGCACCCAGACTACAAGTACCGCCCGCGCCGCAAGCCCAAGAATCCCATGACCGCAGGCCCCCAGGGCGGACTCCAGATGCAGGCCAACGGAATGGGACAACAGAAGTTGGGCGGTGGTCCAGGAGCCGGTGCCGGGGGTTACAATCCCTTCCACCAACTGCCTCCGTACTTTGCCCCCTCGCACCATCTCGATCAGCCGTACCCGGTGCCGTACTTCGGGGGATTTGATCCTTTGGCCCTTTCAAAACTGCATCAGTCGCAGGCCGCAGCCGCGGCGGCGGTCAATAACCAGGGCCACAAGGTGCTGGACTCCCAGCAAGCACCGCCCCAGCTTCCTCCGACATCCCTGAGCAGCTTCTACTCCGGCATCTACTCGGGCATGTCGGCACCCTCCCTGTACGCCGCCCACTCCGCCAatgctgcagccgctggccTGTACACCTCATCGTCCACCTCCTCGCCAGGATCCTCGCCGGGAACCATTACACCCAACGGAATGGACGGCTCAATGGACAGCGCCCTAAGGCGACCGGTGCCGGTCCTCTATTAGAGTCCCGTCCCAGCGTAGAGTACAGAGTAGAGTACAATTGTTGAAGCATTCCCAAAGTGATCCACTGGTTTTAAATCTTCAAAAGCTCTAAGTAAGCCAACCTCTATCAGTCCTCTCCTCCCTATCAATCCTCCCCGCTTACTTCTAGTGAAATCTCTAAACAGATTTAAGAAAGAAAAATCACACACAAGAAACCACACTCCTAGCcaatacacacaaaacaccaTCTATAATCTACGCTaaactataatttatttcttgcACTAACCAATTAAGGAAACCAAGAAAAGTATCAAAAGaaaagatatatatttatggaaaatcctaattttaaattaattttatttagttttaagcATTGAGAGATCATCctccttgttgttttttgtgtcaGCACCCCAGCACCAGACCTAACCTAAGTTGTAGTCTTTAGTGTCTAACCAACTCAAATTGTAAATATCCCAGTCCACTCTTATTTCGTTACAGAGTGAGAGTCCCCAGAAGTCGTATATAAATACATCAGTGTATTATTGTATTATTAATGTACTAAAAAAAACGTTATAATCTAAGCGGAGTAAACGTAAAAgctcacacaaaacaaagacatttcaaaatgaataaaacaaaaatattgcaaaaacccaaaaataagTATATTTTTTGAAAACTATTTACAACTCGGGTGACTAGGAATGCCGTTTCATCAAGAAACTTTTCAGACCTTCCCAATTGAAACCATAGTTTAAATGAATAgaagcacatacatatgtacatatttacatatgtacataaatctatatgtacatatgtacatatgtagttacatatgtatgtctcttCAAATGcccaatatatgtacatataacgATTGCAGACAGATTTTGTGATAGAACAGGTAATATAAATAATGTCCGGGTGATACCCATAGCTCGATTCTATCCTAGTAACGGTCACAACTACCTTTCAAATATCGAAATTTATAATGAACCTTAAACTTAGAATACTATAATTTTTGGATATCGCTTAATGCctacaaattttgtttcttaAAAATACGTTTATAAAGGGAATCGAATCTGATTGTGCCCACTAAATCAGTTCAGCTCACACTTTCAATTATACATAATTTCGGTTTATAGAGAAAGatcaattttataattttagtttcccaaattaatatgcaaattcaattaattggatttttaCAGTTTGATCATCACATGTTCCTCATTTTTCAATCGCCTCCAGACccaataatatataataattagTTGATGTTTTCTACTGACATCAGAACCATCAAAAATCATATTCGATTCCAATATTCATGAGAATTACCATAATATTATCAGTTCCAATGAGTGAGTCTTTTGGTTAAATTTGCATCTTCATCAAGCTAAATCGTTTCAAGTCTATAcctatgaatgtatgtatgtaattacagtatgtatgtatgtatgtacatatatacatatgtatatgtatatgttgtATGTATCTTTACTAtcattttgctcatttttttaAGGTTGGGTTTTTACACCCGCTGCGAAGGGAAGAAAAAGCtgaaatttgatttggcaTTATACAACTATTTGCCGTTGTGTATTAAATTCTATTGATTAATGCGCTGTTTATTTTGCGCCTCTAAGACAGAATCCGATAGTGTGGACAAAAGGTCGTCTGTGTATCGATCTTTTGACTGGGGGTCACCgtcttatttttgtttttttttggagagCAACGGGGGGCCGCCCGCTGCTCACACTCCGAGTGAAACAGAATCCCCTGGCGAAAGAAATCAACGAGATGTTGTTTTTTACGCGTTTTGATCTCTGACTTCTTcttgtaataataataagaataaTTTCGGTCATTAATAAATCCACTTGCATTGTCTTCTCCTCTGATCTGTTCCCTCACATTTCGATTGCCGTTTTCTACTCTTTGGTTTACATTCAATCTTTTTCCACCTCTATCTCCACTTCAGTCGTCTGCCCAttccttctctctgtgtatgtcAAATGTgttaaaatatcaaatattgattattgttgttattatgcgtattgttgtttgtcgtgtttctccattccattctccattcgAGATATAAgtttcacaaatatttacccaGCATTGACGTGATATtgaataattatataaaaaattatatttttcagGCTTAGGGCCCTTTTTATACTGTTTCTAGCCGAGAAATGGTGCTTAGATCATTGTAAAGTTTATATGGAGTAGGGGTTGAATGTAATATAGTACATTAAAGGAGATACTCGTAAGTGATTAACCGTTTGTGGATCGGATCGACAAACAACTATATACAAAAAAGTTACACAATGGACTTATTtctcttatgtacatatgtaagaatGTATGTCCCACACATTATATGGTACAAAATGAGGTTAAGGTTGTCTCTTCTTTGGTATAACCTCTCATTTACTAAGATTCACCTTTGTGGAAGTGATCAACTTAAGATTAAATGTATAATCCAAGCACGCAAACAAGAGGGCAAGCCAAGCTGAAATCGCAGATTGGAACCAATGCCCTAATATTTATTCACCCATGTACTCCACTGAAGGGAGCTAATACGTGCAAACCaactaattgaaattccaATCCAACTCATCGGGAACGTGAGCAGTTTTTAAGGATTGTCTGAAgattttatggccaaacgCCCAAGAAACCTACTCGGACAACTCGGACAACGCCTTAGCCCGTTTTGGGATGTGTACAAACATAATTTCATGCTCACATCgtaatattgtttttttttacgacTTTATGACCGGGATTAGCGTCCTCCAGAAAGGAGTGTGCAAAATGTCACGAGATTTtgggcatacatatgtatatctttcTGTATCTGTGATTGTAGCTATGTCTGTTTTGGCTGTTGCCATTTTAGCTCCTTTTATGTTTCCTTGCGTAGCTCTACCTGAGACGGCCCGACCCGGATTAACCTCATAAAGACAACAGACTCTTGATTTCGTTAAAGTTTTCCCAAAAActgtctttatttttgtgcacttttttaGGCGAAAGACGCGCTCGCTAATCCGCCGGATTAGGCCCAGTCGGATTAGCATAGCGGTGATACAATTTACTGGCTAAATGATTGCAACGACCTCGTcgacatttaattttcaagtATTTCGTGGCAATTTTCGCATTGTTTTTACATGGAAGGTCCGCTTCACTTCGTTGTGCTGGGTTGTGCTGGGACGGGTTGCGTCGTGGGTGCCATAAACCGAGCCTGGATGAAGGTTTGTTAGCTTGCAAAGGGGTCAGGCTGTTGCAGCCGCATCTCCCTGATGTTTCCATTATTCCTCCACTCCCTATGTCTCCACTTGCTCTGGCCGGCACATTTCCACTTCCCCGCCGTGACTTGGACTAAACATGGCGACGTTTTCTATCGTCTGTCATGCCATCCCagactctgtctgtctctctctctctctggttcttCCTCCTCTCCAGGCCTGCAGCCTAATTTGTGGGTGGTTGCTTTTGTCAAAATGTTTCACATTGCAATTGCTTGGCAGGGTTGCTGGGAAGTTACACTATGCTGCAGGTTAATGCAACTTTCAAAGGGATCTGCTCGATGGAATGAAATACGTTTTTCTGAATAGCACGTGCCTGGATTGGATCGTTTTGGTTAACGTGAAAAACATCAGAGTTGCTAGAACTAATAGAAGTGAATGCGAACTGTTTTCTTTTAcccaaatttttgtttttcagtgTCATGGCTCATATTTCAGTCAGCAAGTAGCACCCAACCCCAATTCGTCGCCGCTAACCAACCAACCAGACCGTCAATAAGTCGCAGGctaacaattaattaaaagcctCCACCACAGAACGGGCGCACTTAGGCAAATGAGCAGCGCTGGCGAGAGACCCACGAGGCGTATGAGCGATGTCAATGGGGACATAATTTGTCAGTGAGGACGAGTCGCTCGTGGATGGGTATATGGGTGGATGGAGCGCGTCAAAGCAGCACGGAGACTGCATTGGCAAGTGCAGCAAGGAGGCAACCAGAAGGATAACGTTGATTTGCCTCTCCCGGAGTACTCGAGTCGTTGTCAACAGCGTCATTAACATTTGGCACGAACGAAcgccaaatggaaattaaatgatgATAAATTTGCAACAAACCTCGACTTGACAACTGATTGCTGAGCGCAGGAACATgagaggaaggagcagcagcagcagcagtagcaggagcaggaccaggagCAGAACCAGGAACAGGACCTACCGGGAACATCCAAAAGCATTTGCATAAACGGAAACTGCTGCGGGGCCGAGGCTCATTCAATTGTATCAAATTTGATTAGGTGCGAGACATTTGTCAAAGCAGAATATGCCCCGACCCGGGGAGACAAATTCTGTCTGTGGTTTGATGTGGTTTGCCCGGGCCCAACCCTCcacgacagcgacagggatTGATGAGCTGGACGCTCGAGACGTCAACGCGTCGAGTGCCAAAACACTTACGCCCTGAATTTTTGGCTGATGATCACTGTCGTCTGGGAATTGAAAAATCACACAGAAACTTTGCACCCAGATAGAAAAAGGGtgaaaagcagcaaaacgaTCATCGTCATTAGCATGCAAATTAGCTTGAATTGCTTAGAAGAAGAGTAACCATAATTCTCCAAACAGGGAGAGTTGCTAAGGTTTTTGCTTAGGAAGAAAAGTTTGGATGATCATTTCCAATCAGTTTCTAAATTGCGACTACTCTTATACAAATGAATAagtttaaattaattcaataaCATGTCTAAGAATGCTAGGACCGGCATAGAAGACTTAAATCCTTGGAAACCATCCGTTAAATTCGCCACTGGATTAACTCAGAGCTTCAATTGGAGAGCACACACTTTACCCCGATTTAAAGCTTTTTGGAAGGATAACCAGTTTTCAAACTAGGAATTGCGGGATTTttatgaaataaatgaaaaaatttcaaatatatttatgtatatcttTTGGTCAAATCGATTCTATCGATCCTCAGGAGTACCTTTCATAACCGTTTCCATTCATTTTTTAAGCTCTTGGCGGGCGTCCATCGTTGGCATGACAATGGTTTAGAAAATTGAAAGGATTTTTATGGCGCAAGCGAGTGGATGCTTCCGTTCCACTCTTGGTCGCTCCTCACCATGTGGCATTAGTATGGAGACAGGAACGGAAGGTGGGCCCGCCTGCCGCTAAGTCCTGGCTCGTTGCCACATTGTCTGTTCCGGGTGTGCAACTATCTGGAGTCGAcccgatgcgatgcgatccaGCCATGGTTGCGGCCGCCTAATGCATTATTGTTCCTGTCCAGTGAGACGAGGACAACAGTCGGGAGACGCTCGAGTCTTTATGGCGTTTCATAACTGCTCTCGAGCGTAATTTGTTTCCTGTTTACGCGCAGCAGGACATTTCACATTCATCCAGCCAGCCGCGTGCGCATTGGCGTATAAATTATTGCCCGAATCATGGACTCAGAAAACACCGAGTCCGGAGTACCGAGCGCCGAAACCACCACCAGATAGTCCAAACCAGACCGGCTCAGATCCATGGCCATGTGACCCATCTTCACTGCATCGCCCCCTGATTCAAACTCAAGTGTTTGCCCATTAATTTGCTTAGGCCAGCACCCGGGGTGGCAGCTACTTTGCGACCCTCTCCCTCCTCTCACTctgctgcaaatatttgcataaatttgtaataattttatcgtcaatttgtgttttattAGCATGTTCCGAGGCACTCTCATCTCGAATCCTCCCCCCTTGAACTGCCTTTGATTTGTGGCTGGTTGCGGGTGTTTTTCTCATTTGGcttcttttttatgttttttttttttcatttttattaatttgttaaaaatttgtcaccTTCGCTTTGTGGGCCTCAATGGCCACTGATGATGATATATGGTCTCTGATGATGAAAGAGATCAGTTGAACGGAAACTTTCATGGGAAGGTACAGAGGTTTCAGCCAAGGTGGGTCCAGGTTCTGAAGGgaatattaaaattattgcatatacatacatatgtatgtatgtatgtatgtatgtacatatgtgcatatgtatttgtaaatGTCAAATGTTAATTTACGCACCAACTAAGAAAAGATATGAGAACAGCGTTAGAAAGTGTATCATTTTAGGAATGAAATTGTTCAGGAACTGAGAAACACCTTTCACTAATCTATTTCCTGGACCTTAAACCTTAAGCCTACAATCAAAGCATCCTGCAACATTGCATTCTGTCTCATTCCGCTAAAATATGGGGAAGGGATTTGGCTTAATTTTTGCTGGGTTAGGGGATTGATTTGTCCCGTGTCCCAAGCTATCAGTCCCGATGGCAGAAATCGGACAAAGGGAGTTACAGGGCTCCACTGCAGAGCAGAGACGTGTGCGGCAGTCAGACGAACCCAAAATAACTGCCACAAGGCAAACAGATCGCAAGGAGGGAGCACAACAGACTGAGGCGGGCTGAACGAGTTGAGTTCCGTCCTGAATAGGGAGCAGCGTCTATTATGACATAATTAACTCCTCGTTTGGGCCGACAAGCGATTACATAACGCTAAATGGAGGGCAGGAGTAGGAGGGATTACGTTGCCGATTACGCACAAAACGCaaaatgtttacatttttggcaaacacCAAACGGAAGTGCAGGCTCTAAACAGCGCTGCGGACAAACAAATAACCCGTACTCGGCGAGCGGCAGAGCCAGATCCAGGGACAGATGTAGGAATGGGGGGGACTAGGCAGGAGTCGGGACAAAAGGTCCCCCAACAATGGCCAGATCCGCAAGGTCCGCACCAAGCGACAGCTGTGTCTGATGACGTCTGgtgcccgatgcccgatgcccgatgcgacacaaaaccaaaagaaagccgagccagaaacagaaacagaaagagatcccgaaaagaaagcaaaacacGGCCGAAAGAAACAGCAATGGAAACATAAATAGACAAATACAAAGTTGTTGTCGATAACTGAATTTTCCCCCTTTGTCAGTCTCTGATCTCCTCAATGGGTTAAACGCCACCAGATGGTTGTCTGGCACTCCTAACTGCCAATAGCTTAGGATTATAACTGTAGCCTTCTGAGGGCCAGAGAACAGTTGGGACACCAGAAtgtgctctctttttttgccagaCACTAATCACATTTAATAACAActcgttttctgtttttggcctCAACTCTGCTCAACTCATCGAACTCATCACCCTGACGAATCGTAGACAAAACCAAATTTGAGTAATCAGCCGcattcaacaaaaattgaaagagCTGAGAAACGTGGAGCATAAACACAGGTAGACAGAGAAGAGGGCCTACAAGTCTGGAGACTGAATAACGAACggaatattataaaataaaatgtattaagtAGGATTTGATACtctataaaaacaaaattgggtttatttgcttaaatattaactttttatgtgtgtgatTATAATCAAAGTAAACAGCTCCAAATACTTAGATGTTCTATGTAagaatttgtttttccctAATTCGACTAATGTACAGTCTGAGCACTGTGCACCCACGTCCAAGAGGACATCAAGagatgtacgtatgtacatatgtacgtgcagTCTTTCCCACCGATTCACACCAGAGTAGGAGCCAGAGATGGGGTATTGGACCTCGTCTGGGGGCCCccataataataacaaaacgcaaacaacaaaagcgctTAAATGAAACAAAGCCAGCGGACAATGGTTGCGCATTATTTTCTAATTTATCGGCATTGTCCAACGAAGCCTCACGGCTCGGTTggtttgggatgggatgggattggTTCCTCCAGCTTGGCTTGTTCGTTGTGGCACTTTGATTTggactct
Encoded here:
- the LOC117894601 gene encoding SOX domain-containing protein dichaete, producing the protein MATLSSHPNYGFHLGAGGGQSLELPSPSDYAHQGQLQLSPGMDMDIKRVLHYSQSLAAMGGSPNGNGIPSSAGMGHHHHMTPHHMHSAVSAQQTLSPNSSIGSAGSLGSQSSLGSSGMGNGGSLGSSGHSNHQSSGMHSLATSPGQEGHIKRPMNAFMVWSRLQRRQIAKDNPKMHNSEISKRLGAEWKLLAESEKRPFIDEAKRLRALHMKEHPDYKYRPRRKPKNPMTAGPQGGLQMQANGMGQQKLGGGPGAGAGGYNPFHQLPPYFAPSHHLDQPYPVPYFGGFDPLALSKLHQSQAAAAAAVNNQGHKVLDSQQAPPQLPPTSLSSFYSGIYSGMSAPSLYAAHSANAAAAGLYTSSSTSSPGSSPGTITPNGMDGSMDSALRRPVPVLY